From the genome of Blautia hydrogenotrophica DSM 10507:
CTGAATTTATCGAAGCGATCAAAGAATTAACCGTATTAGAGCTGAATGATTTAGTAAAAGCATGTGAAGAAGAGTTTGGTGTATCCGCAGCAGCAGGTGTTGTTGTAGCAGCAGCAGGCGGAGCAGCTGAGGCAGCAGAAGAGAAAGATGAGTTTGATGTAGAGCTGACGGAAGTTGGACCAAACAAAGTTAAAGTTATCAAAGTAGTTCGTGAAGTAACTGGTTTAGGTCTGAAAGAAGCAAAAGCTGTTGTTGACGGAGCTCCTAAGGTTCTGAAAGAGGCTGCTTCTAAAGCTGAGGCTGAAGATATTAAAACGAAACTGGAAGCTGAGGGTGCGAAAGTTACTCTTAAATAATCAGACGGTATATTTAAGTGTACAAAAGCGTTGCGGACGACGGAGAGTCGTCTTGCAGCGCTTTGTTATGTTATAGGGAAGAGCTTGTCACATTGAAGCGTGAAAGCCCTTTCCTATAACATAAACGCTCCGCTATGGATGCGCACGCCGCGATAAGGTAGTGCACGGCAAGGCGGTCGGTGTTGCGGCGGCGCACAAAGTGGGACGCGCCCCTCAAGGTTGAGGGGCAGGGAAGTTGAAGTGAGCTTGCCCATTTTGTTCACTTATAGGAAAGTTCTTTCCTCTCGATTTTATGGCTATTAATTTTATAGAATCTTTAGAAAAAAAGTGTTGACACGCTGAGAATCGTTATGCTATAGTAAAAAATGCACTATTATGGCAAGATATGCCTACAAACCAAGTAGGATATGCGGTAATAAATAAAAAAACAGGGGTGAAACGTCAATGGAAAAAAACAGAATTCGTTCTGTAACAACTGGAAAAAGTATGCGAATGAGTTACCAGCGGCAAAAAGAAGTCCTGGAGATGCCCAATCTGATCGAAGTCCAGAAGGATTCCTACCAGTGGTTTCTCGATGAAGGGTTGAAAGAAGTCTTCGATGACATCTCTCCGATTGCAGATTATGGCGGAAAACTCAGCCTAGAATTTATTGACTTTACTTTGTGCGTTGACGATGCGAAATATACCATAGAACAGTGTAAAGAGCGAGACGTGACCTACGCCGCGCCTTTGAAAGTTCGGGTAAGACTAATCAACAAGGAAAATGACGAGATTAACGAGCATGAGATCTTTATGGGAGATCTTCCGCTGATGACCGAGACGGGCACCTTTGTAATCAACGGTGCGGAGCGTGTCATTGTCAGCCAGTTGGTACGTTCTCCTGGTATTTATTATGCAATCTCCCACGATAAGGTTGGTAAAAAGCTGTATTCCTGTACGGTAATCCCAAATAGAGGTGCATGGCTGGAATATGAGACGGATTCCAATGACGTGTTTTATGTACGTGTAGACCGTACGAGAAAAGTCCCAATTACTGTTTTGATCAGAGCTTTAGGGTATGGAACCAACGCTGAGATTATTG
Proteins encoded in this window:
- the rplL gene encoding 50S ribosomal protein L7/L12, with the protein product MAKLTTAEFIEAIKELTVLELNDLVKACEEEFGVSAAAGVVVAAAGGAAEAAEEKDEFDVELTEVGPNKVKVIKVVREVTGLGLKEAKAVVDGAPKVLKEAASKAEAEDIKTKLEAEGAKVTLK